One window from the genome of Drosophila albomicans strain 15112-1751.03 chromosome 2L, ASM965048v2, whole genome shotgun sequence encodes:
- the LOC117563287 gene encoding uncharacterized protein LOC117563287: protein MAASSASAECKEECKDKDDDALTTTLHTCANDPDFAVICAFMQKFAKDLGLALPNFKQLQEWLTNNDEVPELRDLHIKLLRKTRKTVHEKSWESAVSKFCFGYSLQDAWEIERFGYRNSSLKVKLRVLRELLESQFERNAKFRAHILTVNAASLRAQPIGRDRLGHSYWLTQDGDCNLRIYQEHLDEEIWQVVATNRDEFVNLIARLRGNEVVLPSKDIGEADEDTTSSSSGSSNAAQPPPNEEQKVQQQQVEDDNSHEAKVPNLKIKLRTPEQQQEEPEAKQKKVKPLLITQAKLGGSPAPAKKRPLEDMDSSPTAEEEEQKKQRPTLLDTKRIKKPSRYESTKSEDDNEADSEDSELDEGEEEEESLDGEEESLDSAAADEDENEQNDEDDDDDDEVGEAIEEPTLIVRGQGAGRDNKAAPEHEEFLVGYGDEEDGDAAVSEAVEEPLLLVFGEGNGFDCLVGNGKNETDGEQATSKPEPKATFFFGEPGCLKLSPIKQTPKPETKRSIFDSIEESGAEPEKTNGESLKPNEAAAETKEEQKETPFANGNEVAETTANNSTECVKNEENATALEEKAPESKETDKTDEPSKEYNCQTKEISNEQKEKQENSEATEKDGAPEIYKVKVIETSEESAQNSEESERNEKKEDTETSKPVEAILDKEEKVLDESKNQVVQAISKEELEKSVEESGESNATMATTELSSKPDIQPLITAEKTVENVVQAVDIKNISLPTIKSIAKDESVSNDIEKIKQIESSVVHKEETVKTVEAIPTNIVESVETSIAKLTDPVQDDLPSTSKNTAPRRKSETHNEKQTETINESKQSDEVKPETLVSSVVSKSHQTPESDTQKANRKRRLTDFATPNPRHSTSESEIDVYAEPLPEEEQAAGQQPVEDDDDDLDVGGKRIKMRPKITNVEARRKVEAQKTQIEETTSSSGEEDARSRRKIIAPKRHLEKPNPVKTKPTLAEIIEKKLKKTPEKTTDPLPASTTPQQANKATPPPLAAAASEKIEAVPFTPPKKSPVTKPLKKNLLTQIRQEESDEEATPRKRTNSETVVASLPAPQPLEVSQQRKRRSSEEAKESKEPSASEEPSAVSEKLKRNNEQQFEEQQLEKEVAPIEQETPPIKKESSPVKQDTLPAKKEATERVKSATPPPVKLEESKPVKEQTPPPAKEETPPPAEGQGRRSGRRGGAAVVHTELPQPKRTRGGPKEKVSVESKPDIKEDPLKIEEQSEDDEQEEEEEEQPLKAAKPAAKTKIPVKEEAKQDPVEQPKTLEAKDEPTKAKPTTPAATTPGVGRGRGPRKKREVDTTNIIDTNDSETPVRQSRRIAQQKIKEEAERRKLEEVALRTMKQQLKNKKKAEKESDPTVLEPSGESESAESASEPEETKKKIKKKCPGKDGGWSSDSEEQVESEEEEEEPPHYETDPGSPLFKSDHEFSPESELEDDSQVVPMKRARTLRKENADDAEDFAAAAEADESCQKCGKSDHPEWILLCDTPNCNKGYHCSCLSPVLFYIPEGDWHCPPCQQEQLIAALEQKLQQFDDLFARKQQEKRLAEEAEREAVAAAAARTASELEERSNQHARKKNDDDEDDDEDDDDDDDDDDASSKGNKRSKADKTKRRRGDGRSNRKAAKRGTRRRRGGKDDESDSGSSGTKSGKQSGGAGARSGSSSSSGTSSSSYSDSDDEPIYKLRKRRQINVSYRLNEYDDLINSALKKEMDEVAGAGNLGRGKDISTIIEADKEKTRRDEGDPPDEEENDKSEVQKKSKAAKLPRDSDEKSSNDDDDSDDDDEDEQPLKAAKKSKIKAAPPAKKKARKLTTLDVSSEEDHGSDEDFKTSSFSDDDSSQSASDDSDSSLEVYRRPGRGKKQRKAARRAARERRKDRKFVVEESDESEEEQQQRSKASKSKKKKKEDSDYTETETDDDDNGSELSENMDSADLCDDTTSESEDGAWQPSKRKKAAAKKASAAIARKSPKLKKPVTKKPKQLEYSDDDISESEEEDEEDDEDEQIGANGVPISGKGSGKQPRSQPLKKTTTTTSSAQAQSSGKGKGKGKSSSGGGTKKKKPASSDDGGAGGGGGSDERTRTRGRRYAYIEDFDDDSSDGGIKPGVHRPDTPPEERQKFIQKQEEIKRMLAEKNAEGAKLAATPRLTPIKGAPGAAGAGAEKRTPSKTGAAGGGDSLSTVPLSVIRQAKVLDIDYLQRKGEAIDDLDDVDESELDELPDDLPEDMEDAIARMVEEEEQFTAAAAARELPAPDEVLRTTPVKSKPPKQLPAAPEQLPSASGLQEPMRKRLPMPTMHPPLLRHQFPGHGPAGALPASLLPPPPGQQQHGPPPSMHPMLQRHLAPPPPAMQLLQNALSAPLGQPLSRANYAAPPPQQQPLPAMQRMPLGMTMPVAAAHLMQAAAAAAAVRPPPPQADTKPRGRRKKVTPLRDQLQKQQTAAAVTAATSSVSSDKPTTPGKTPPAQLFKPHEDAPVVVSQPSVITRMPMPSLLPPAHARGPPQPPGGGMYPSSAELARFYGQPLPPSSALRPTYGAPPPLRGAPPTSTAGGAPGGSAPNSRAPPYLHGPEHHGGPPPPGALAGVYGAGPPPARHASSHLNPYRAPPIYGNPNYPPRVGPPGAPNMRPGAVDYAAGARGYPPYGYYPPPLTTPPAHASAPSSVIVSAPPPPTSSSVAPTNHSVSVLTRGKSPAPPAPVSAPASVASAAPVVNVVPSAAPPPTATPAAPPAVPLPPTELPKSSVITSKKLITLEAYSNTKSPLAVVGDSTADSPAAIAEEDSSSAHGNSSNATAGNSVGGGVGEFSGLVSYFSSQQDDYDT from the exons ATGGCGGCGTCTTCAGCCTCGGCTGAATGTAAAGAAGAATGTAAAGATAAAGATGACGATGCATTAACTACAACACTGCACACATGTGCTAATGATCCAGATTTTGCAGTAATATGTGCGTTTATGCAAAAATTCGCTAAAGATTTGGGCTTGGCATTGCCAAATTTTAAGCAATTGCAGGAGTGGTTGACAAACAACGACGAAG TGCCCGAACTTAGAGACCTGCACATTAAACTGTTGCGCAAGACACGCAAAACAGTTCATGAGAAAAGCTGGGAATCAGCGGTAAGCAAATTCTGTTTCGGATATTCTCTGCAGGATGCCTGGGAAATTGAACGCTTTGGTtatcgcaactctagcttaaAAGTCAAGCTTCGCGTTCTACGG GAGTTGCTCGAGAGCCAGTTCGAACGTAATGCGAAATTTCGCGCTCATATTCTCACCGTCAATGCGGCTTCATTACGTGCGCAGCCAATTGGTCGCGATCGTTTGGGACATTCCTATTGGTTGACTCAGGATGGCGATTGCAATTTGCGTATTTATCAAGAGCACTTGGATGAGGAAATCTGGCAGGTGGTGGCCACAAATCGCGATGAATTCGTCAATCTAATTGCCCGCCTGCGTGGTAATGAAGTTGTGCTGCCATCCAAGGACATTGGCGAGGCAGATGAGGATACTACAAGTAGCAGTAGCGGCAGCAGTAATGCGGCCCAGCCACCGCCAAATGAGGAGCAGaaggtgcagcagcagcaggttgAAGATGACAATTCGCATGAAGCTAAGGTGCCCAACCTAAAAATCAAGCTGCGAACGCctgaacagcaacaagaggAGCCGGAAGCCAAGCAAAAGAAGGTTAAG CCACTTCTCATAACACAAGCCAAACTCGGAGGATCGCCAGCGCCTGCCAAAAAGCGACCGCTGGAGGATATGGACAGTAGTCCCAcagcggaggaggaggagcaaaAGAAACAGCGTCCCACATTGCTGGACACGAAGCGCATCAAGAAACCCAGTCGGTATGAGAGCACCAAGTCAGAGGATGATAATGAGGCGGACTCGGAAGATTCAGAGTTAGATGAAggcgaggaggaggaggaatcACTTGACGGCGAGGAGGAGTCACTTGACAGTGCGGCGGCTGACGAAGATGAGAACGAGCAAAACGACgaggatgacgacgatgatgacgaagTGGGCGAAGCTATTGAAGAACCTACGCTCATTGTACGTGGTCAGGGTGCGGGTCGAGACAACAAAGCAGCTCCAGAGCATGAAGAATTTCTCGTTGGATATGGAGATGAGGAAGATGGAGATGCTGCAGTAAGCGAAGCGGTCGAGGAGCCTTTACTTCTTGTATTTGGTGAAGGCAACGGCTTCGATTGCCTTGTTGGCAATGGCAAGAACGAAACGGATGGTGAGCAAGCCACATCGAAGCCAGAGCCAAAGGCAACGTTCTTTTTCGGTGAGCCAGGCTGCCTTAAGCTCAGTCCTATTAAACAGACACCAAAGCCGGAAACGAAACGCAGCATCTTCGACAGTATTGAAGAATCTGGTGCGGAGCCTGAAAAAACCAATGGCGAGAGTCTAAAGCCAAATGAAGCAGCTGCAGAGACAAAGGAGGAGCAAAAGGAGACGCCATTTGCAAATGGCAACGAAGTAGCAGAGACGACAGCCAACAACTCGACAGAATGTGTTAAAAATGAGGAAAATGCGACTGCACTTGAAGAAAAAGCTCCAGAATCAAAGGAGACTGATAAAACAGATGAACCAAGCAAAGAATACAACTGTCAAACAAAAGAAATCTCAAatgaacaaaaagaaaagcaggAAAACAGCGAAGCCACAGAGAAGGACGGCGCACCGGAAATATACAAAGTGAAGGTGATAGAAACAAGCGAAGAAAGCGCGCAAAACAGCGAAGAATCAGAACGAAATGAGAAAAAAGAAGACACAGAAACATCTAAACCGGTTGAAGCAATTTTGGACAAAGAGGAAAAAGTCCTGGATGAAAGCAAAAATCAAGTAGTACAAGCAATAAGCAAAGAAGAGTTAGAGAAATCCGTTGAGGAATCAGGGGAAAGCAACGCAACGATGGCAACAACTGAATTAAGCTCAAAACCCGATATTCAACCGTTGATTACTGCTGAGAAAACAGTTGAAAACGTTGTTCAAGCAGttgatattaaaaacataagtCTTCCAACTATCAAATCTATTGCAAAAGACGAATCAGTTTCGAATGACATTgaaaaaattaagcaaattgaaaGCTCTGTGGTTCACAAAGAAGAAACGGTTAAAACCGTTGAGGCAATACCTACAAACATCGTTGAATCGGTTGAAACGAGTATAGCAAAGTTAACCGATCCAGTACAAGACGACTTGCCGAGCACCTCAAAAAACACAGCCCCAAGACGCAAATCGGAGACTCACAACgaaaaacaaactgaaacCATAAATGAATCAAAACAATCGGATGAAGTCAAGCCTGAGACTTTAGTGTCAAGCGTCGTTTCCAAATCACACCAAACACCTGAAAGTGAtacacaaaaagcaaatcgTAAACGCCGTCTAACCGATTTCGCAACACCAAATCCGCGACATTCCACCTCTGAAAGCGAAATCGATGTGTATGCCGAACCCCTGCCGGAGGAAGAACAGGCGGCTGGCCAACAGCCAGTGGaggacgatgacgacgacttAGACGTGGGTGGAAAGCGGATTAAGATGCGACCAAAGATTACCAACGTGGAGGCGCGTCGCAAGGTTGAAGCACAGAAAACGCAGATCGAGGAGACGACATCTTCAAGCGGTGAAGAAGATGCACGCAGTCGTCGCAAAATTATTGCGCCCAAACGGCATTTGGAGAAGCCCAATCCGGTGAAGACGAAGCCAACGCTGGCAGAAATAATTGAGAAGAAGCTGAAAAAGACGCCTGAGAAGACAACAGACCCATTGCCTGCGTCAACGACACCGCAACAAGCCAATAAGGCCACACCTCCGCCActagctgcagctgcatcagAAAAGATTGAAGCTGTGCCCTTTACACCGCCGAAGAAGTCACCCGTTACAAAGCCCCTCAAGAAAAATCTGCTCACCCAAATACGTCAGGAGGAGAGTGACGAAGAGGCAACACCTCGTAAGCGCACAAATAGTGAAACAGTTGTGGCATCGTTGCCCGCTCCTCAACCGCTTGAGGTTTCACAACAACGAAAGCGTCGCAGCAGCGAGGAAGCCAAGGAGTCCAAGGAACCAAGCGCCAGTGAGGAGCCGTCTGCAGTCAGCGAGAAATTGAAGCGCAATAATGAGCAGCAGTttgaggagcagcagctggagaagGAAGTTGCTCCAATTGAGCAGGAAACGCCGCCAATCAAAAAGGAATCTTCACCAGTCAAGCAGGATACGCTGCCAGCCAAAAAAGAGGCAACAGAACGCGTCAAATCAGCGACGCCGCCGCCAGTTAAATTGGAGGAATCAAAGCCAGTCAAAGAGCAGACGCCACCACCAGCTAAGGAGGAAACTCCGCCGCCTGCTGAGGGTCAGGGACGACGCTCTGGTCGTCGTGGAGGTGCTGCTGTAGTTCACACAGAGTTGCCGCAGCCGAAGCGTACCAGAGGTGGCCCAAAAGAAAAAGTCAGCGTGGAGAGCAAGCCAGATATTAAGGAAGATCCGCTGAAAATCGAAGAGCAGTCAGAGGATGATGAGCAGgaggaagaagaggaggagcaACCGCTTAAAGCAGCCAAGCCTGCAGCTAAAACCAAGATACCAGTCAAAGAGGAAGCAAAACAGGATCCAGTCGAACAACCAAAGACTTTAGAAGCCAAGGATGAGCCgacaaaggcaaagccaacgACTCCAGCAGCCACAACGCCTGGAGTTGGGCGTGGTCGGGGTCCGCGAAAGAAGCGCGAAGTGGACACCACCAATATCATTGATACCAACGACTCGGAGACACCTGTGCGACAATCGCGACGCATTGCACAACAAAAGATCAAAGAGGAGGCGGAGCGACGCAAGTTGGAGGAGGTGGCACTGCGCACAATGAAACAGCAGCTCAAGAATAAGAAGAAAGCCGAAAAGGAGTCAGATCCCACAGTGCTAGAGCCTTCAGGTGAATCGGAGTCCGCTGAATCGGCCAGCGAACCGGAGGAGACAAAGaaaaagattaaaaagaaGTGTCCTGGCAAGGATGGTGGTTGGTCATCAGATTCCGAGGAGCAAGTCGAGagtgaggaggaggaggaagagccACCGCATTATGAAACAGATCCTGGCTCACCGCTCTTCAAATCCGATCACGAATTCTCACCCGAATCGGAGCTGGAGGACGACTCGCAGGTGGTGCCCATGAAACGTGCTCGCACATTGCGTAAAGAGAATGCCGACGATGCAGAGGATTTCGCTGCTGCAGCGGAAGCCGATGAATCGTGCCAGAAGTGTGGCAAATCCGATCACCCGGAGTGGATATTGCTCTGCGATACGCCGAACTGCAACAAAGGTTATCACTGCTCCTGCCTAAGTCCTGTGCTCTTCTACATACCCGAGGGCGACTGGCATTGTCCGCCGTGTCAGCAGGAGCAACTGATTGCCGCTCTGGAGCAGAAGTTGCAACAGTTCGATGATCTCTTTGCACGCAAGCAGCAGGAGAAACGCTTAGCCGAGGAAGCCGAG CGCGAGGCAgttgcagccgcagcagcgcGAACCGCTAGCGAGCTGGAAGAACGATCGAATCAGCATGCCCGCAAAaagaatgatgatgatgaagatgatgatgaggatgatgatgacgacgatgacgatgacgatgctTCCAGTAAAGGGAATAAGCGCAGCAAAGCAGACAAAACCAAACGAAGACGAGGCGATGGACGTAGCAACAGAAAAGCAGCGAAACGAGGCACGAGACGTCGACGGGGCGGCAAGGATGATGAGTCGGATAGTGGCAGCAGTGGTACAAAAAGTGGTAAGCAGTCGGGCGGAGCTGGCGCACGATCTGGCAGCTCTAGCAGCAGTggcacaagcagcagcagctactcGGATTCGGACGATGAACCCATCTACAAGCTGCGCAAACGAAGACAGATCAACGTGAGCTATCGTCTGAATGAGTATGATGATCTGATCAATTCCGCGCTCAAGAAGGAAATGGATGAGGTGGCAGGAGCTGGAAATCTGGGTAGAGGCAAGGACATTAGTACAATCATTGAAGCTGACAAGGAGAAGACGCGTCGCGATGAAGGTGATCCGCCTGACGAGGAGGAGAATGATAAGTCTGAAGTGCAGAAAAAGAGTAAGGCTGCAAAATTGCCGCGAGATTCAGACGAGAAGTCCAGcaatgatgacgacgacagcgatgacgacgatgaagATGAGCAGCCTCTTAAAGCAGCAAAGAAATCAAAGATCAAAGCGGCGCCGCCGGCCAAAAAGAAGGCACGCAAATTGACCACACTTGACGTCAGCTCTGAGGAGGATCACGGCAGTGATGAGGACTTCAAGACATCCAGTTTCTCCGACGATGACAGCTCGCAATCTGCCTCAGATGACTCTGATTCCAGTCTAGAAGTCTATCGTCGTCCCGGACGTGGCAAGAAACAGCGCAAAGCAGCGAGGCGTGCGGCACGTGAGCGTCGCAAGGATCGCAAGTTTGTGGTGGAGGAGAGCGATGAGAGtgaggaggagcagcagcaacgctcCAAGGCAAGCAAGtcgaaaaagaagaagaaggaggatTCCGACTACACGGAAACCGAGAccgatgacgacgacaacggcTCTGAGCTAAGCGAGAACATGGACAGCGCCGATCTGTGCGATGACACGACCAGTGAGAGTGAGGATGGCGCCTGGCAGCCATCAAAGCGCAAGAAGGCAGCCGCTAAAAAGGCATCGGCGGCTATCGCACGCAAATCCCCCAAGCTGAAGAAGCCGGTGACCAAGAAGCCCAAGCAACTGGAGTATTCGGACGACGATATCAGCGAGAGCGAGGAGGAAGATGAGGAGGACGACGAAGATGAGCAAATTGGTGCCAATGGAGTGCCCATATCCGGCAAAGGATCCGGCAAACAGCCGCGCTCACAGCCACTGAAGAAGACGACTACAACGACATCGTCGGCGCAGGCGCAGTCGTCTGGCAAGGGCAAGGGCAAAGGCAAGTCGAGTTCTGGCGGGGGcaccaagaagaagaagcctGCCTCCTCTGATGATGGTGGtgctggcggtggcggcggctcTGATGAGCGGACGAGAACACGTGGCCGGCGCTACGCTTACATCGAGGACTTTGACGACGACAGCTCCGATGGTGGCATTAAGCCAGGCGTACATCGTCCAGATACGCCGCCCGAAGAGCGTCAGAAGTTCATCCAAAAGCAAGAGGAGATTAAGCGCATGCTGGCAGAGAAGAATGCCGAGGGCGCAAAGTTGGCGGCGACGCCACGTCTCACGCCCATCAAGGGGGCACCGGGTGCAGCTGGAGCAGGAGCGGAGAAACGCACGCCCAGTAAGACAGGGGCAGCAGGTGGAGGAGATTCGTTGTCAACGGTTCCTTTGTCCGTGATACGTCAAGCCAAAGTGCTGGATATTGATTATTTGCAGCGCAAGGGCGAGGCTATCGATGATCTCGACGATGTAGATGAATCGGAGCTGGACGAACTGCCCGACGATTTACCCGAGGACATGGAGGATGCCATTGCCCGCATGGTCGAGGAAGAGGAGCAATtcacagcggcagcggcggctcGTGAGCTGCCCGCTCCAGATGAAGTGTTGCGTACAACGCCTGTCAAATCCAAGCCACCCAAACAACTGCCCGCGGCGCCGGAGCAGTTGCCTAGTGCGTCGGGTCTGCAGGAACCGATGCGCAAACGTCTGCCTATGCCCACAATGCATCCGCCACTGTTGCGCCATCAGTTCCCCGGCCATGGTCCAGCCGGAGCGCTGCCCGCTTCGCTGTTACCTCCGCCGCcgggccaacaacaacatggtCCACCGCCAAGCATGCATCCCATGCTGCAGCGTCACCTGGCGCCGCCTCCTCCGGCAATGCAGCTACTGCAGAACGCGCTCTCCGCCCCTCTTGGTCAGCCATTGAGCCGTGCCAACTATGCGGCACCACCACCTCAACAACAGCCGCTTCCAGCTATGCAGCGCATGCCTTTGGGTATGACGATGCCCGTGGCAGCAGCTCATCTCATGCAggcagccgctgcagctgcggcaGTGCGACCGCCACCACCGCAAGCCGATACAAAGCCGCGTGGACGTCGAAAAAAGGTCACACCACTGCGGGATCAGCTGCAAAAGCAACagactgctgctgccgttaCCGCAGCTACCTCCAGTGTGAGCAGCGACAAGCCAACGACGCCAGGCAAGACACCGCCTGCTCAGCTCTTTAAGCCTCACGAGGATGCACCAGTTGTCGTCTCCCAGCCCTCTGTCATTACTCGCATGCCGATGCCCTCGCTATTGCCGCCCGCACATGCTCGTGGTCCTCCACAGCCACCTGGCGGTGGCATGTACCCGAGCAGTGCGGAACTGGCACGCTTCTATGGCCAGCCGCTGCCGCCGAGCTCAGCACTGAGACCCACCTATGGAGCACCGCCTCCACTGCGTGGTGCACCTCCCACTTCGACGGCGGGAGGAGCACCTGGTGGAAGTGCGCCTAATTCACGAGCGCCGCCCTATCTGCATGGCCCCGAGCATCACGGAGGACCGCCACCGCCCGGCGCCTTGGCTGGCGTCTATGGCGCTGGACCGCCACCAGCTCGTCATGCCTCATCGCATCTAAATCCCTACAG aGCGCCTCCCATTTATGGCAATCCCAACTATCCGCCGCGTGTTGGACCCCCAGGTGCTCCTAATATGCGACCTGGAGCCGTGGACTATGCAGCGGGAGCAC GCGGTTATCCACCATATGGCTACTATCCACCTCCACTGACCACACCTCCAGCGCATGCATCGGCGCCTAGCTCAGTGATTGTCAGTGcaccgccgccgccaacaTCATCTTCAGTGGCGCCTACAAATCATTCTGTATCCGTATTAACACGCGGCAAATCGCCAGCCCCGCCCGCGCCTGTTTCTGCTCCAGCGTCGGTTGCATCAGCAGCACCTGTGGTCAACGTGGTGCCATCAGCAGCACCAccgccaacagcaacaccagcagctCCTCCAGCAGTGCCGTTGCCGCCAACGGAATTGCCCAAATCATCCGTGATAACgagtaaaaaattaataacgtTGGAAGCATACTCCAATACGAAATCGCCGCTAGCTGTTGTGGGTGATTCAACAGCAGATTCGCCAGCGGCCATTGCCGAAGAGGATTCCAGTTCGGCgcatggcaacagcagcaatgcgACTGCAGGGAACAGTGTGGGAGGGGGCGTCGGTGAGTTCAGCGGCTTGGTGAGCTACTTTAGCTCGCAGCAGGATGATTATGACACATAA